In a single window of the Drosophila miranda strain MSH22 chromosome XL, D.miranda_PacBio2.1, whole genome shotgun sequence genome:
- the LOC108164890 gene encoding potassium voltage-gated channel protein eag isoform X7 codes for MPGGRRGLVAPQNTFLENIIRRSNSQPDSSFLLANAQIVDFPIVYCNESFCKISGYNRAEVMQKSCRYVCGFMYGELTDKETVGRLEYTLENQQQDQFEILLYKKNNVQCGCALSQFGKAQTQETPLWLLLQVAPIRNERDLVVLFLLTFRDITALKQPIDSEDTKGVLGLSKFAKLARSVTRSRQFSAHLPTLKDPTKQSNLAHMMSLSADIMPQYRQEAPKTPPHILLHYCAFKAIWDWVILCLTFYTAIMVPYNVAFKNKTSEDVSLLVVDSIVDVIFFIDIVLNFHTTFVGPGGEVVSDPKVIRMNYLKSWFIIDLLSCLPYDVFNAFDRDEDGIGSLFSALKVVRLLRLGRVVRKLDRYLEYGAAMLILLLCFYMLVAHWLACIWYSIGRSDADNGIQYSWLWKLANVTQSPYSYIWSNDTGPELVNGPSRKSMYVTALYFTMTCMTSVGFGNVAAETDNEKVFTICMMIIAALLYATIFGHVTTIIQQMTSATAKYHDMLNNVREFMKLHEVPKALSERVMDYVVSTWAMTKGLDTEKVLNYCPKDMKADICVHLNRKVFNEHPAFRLASDGCLRALAMHFMMSHSAPGDLLYHTGESIDSLCFIVTGSLEVIQDDEVVAILGKGDVFGDQFWKDSAVGQSAANVRALTYCDLHAIKRDKLLEVLDFYSAFANSFARNLVLTYNLRHRLIFRKVADVKREKELAERRKNEPQLPQNQDHLVRKIFSKFRRTPQVQAGSKDLVGGGTGSGQSDVEKGDGEVERVKLPAKLTLTEDSRILTTAAVPSPSPSPSPSSGPPSARSTRASKWGRLLGSSSVDSASDTSAKVAVSRSLSARESLRESTAQARQSSTSSSNGGQGNKVFPKAPKLQASQATLARQDTIDEGGEVDSSPPSRDSRIVIDGGAASVTVGATAAGTAAAAAAAAASGGAAVTGPGSSGSGGGAGAVTALVKGERNLALERERQIEMASSRATTSDTYDTGLRETPPTLAQRDLIATVLDMKVDVRLELQRMQQRIGRIEDLLGELVKRLGPQQGGDNSSGQTTPGDEICAGCGASGVAAGPGAGPGPGPGTGPGPGTPTTPATVTVTTPVDTVITISSPTSAAARGAGAGAGSGLLNPGVPVVSSAGGNGLGPLMLKKRRSKSRKAPAPPKQTLALAGAASTTTTLTGAAGSGTTSVAASASPAAAAGAGSPSGASPTELLHLRLLEEDFTAAQLPPSTPTATTPTSLATPPGSGTPAAGSATTSPTGPPPTLPTTTGSSGPRSGKREFL; via the exons CGGACAGCTCGTTTCTTTTGGCCAACGCACAAATCGTCGATTTTCCGATCGTCTACTGCAATGAGTCCTTCTGCAAGATCAGCGGCTACAACCGGGCCGAGGTCATGCAGAAGTCGTGCAGGTATGT ATGCGGCTTCATGTACGGCGAGCTGACAGACAAGGAGACGGTGGGACGGCTGGAGTACACGCTGGAGAACCAGCAGCAGGATCAATTCGAAATATTGCTCTACAAGAAAAACA ATGTGCAGTGTGGCTGCGCCCTCTCCCAATTTGGCAAGGCGCAAACACAAG AGACCCCActatggctgctgctgcaggttGCGCCCATACGGAACGAAAGGGATCTGGTTGTGCTGTTCCTGTTGACGTTCCGGGATATAACGGCCCTCAAGCAGCCCATCGACAGCGAGGACACCAAGGGAG TTTTAGGTCTCTCGAAGTTCGCCAAGTTGGCCCGCTCGGTGACGCGGAGCCGCCAGTTCAGCGCCCATCTGCCCACGCTGAAGGACCCCACGAAGCAGTCCAACCTGGCGCAT ATGATGTCACTGAGCGCGGATATTATGCCACAGTACCGACAGGAAGCGCCGAAGACGCCGCCACACATACTCTTGCATTATTGTGCATTTAAAGCAATTTGGGACTGGGTGATATTGTGTTTAACATTTTATACCGCCATCATG GTGCCATACAATGTAGCGTTTAAAAATAAAACCTCAGAGGATGTTTCCCTTCTCGTGGTCGATTCCATAGTCGATGTTATATTCTTTATAGATATTG TTTTAAACTTCCACACCACGTTTGTGGGCCCGGGCGGAGAGGTGGTCAGCGATCCGAAGGTGATACGGATGAACTACCTCAAGTCGTGGTTCATCATCGACCTGCTCAGCTGCCTGCCATATGATGTCTTCAATGCGTTCGACCGGGACGAGGACGGCATCGGGTCCCTGTTCAGTGCCCTCAAGGTGGTGCGCCTCCTGCGGCTGGGTCGGGTTGTGCGGAAGCTGGACCGCTACCTGGAGTACGGGGCTGCCATGCTGATCTTGTTGCTCTGCTTCTACATGCTGGTGGCGCACTGGCTGGCCTGTATTTGGTACTCGATTGGGCGCAGCGATGCGGACAATGGG ATCCAATACAGCTGGCTGTGGAAGCTGGCGAATGTCACGCAATCTCCGTACTCTTACATCTGGAGCAATGACACGGGGCCGGAGCTGGTGAACGGGCCGTCGAGGAAGAGCATGTATGTGACGGCCCTGTACTTCACCATGACCTGCATGACCTCG GTTGGCTTTGGCAATGTCGCCGCGGAGACAGACAACGAGAAGGTGTTCACCATCTGCATGATGATCATTGCAG CTCTGCTGTATGCCACAATCTTTGGTCATGTGACCACCATCATACAGCAGATGACCTCAGCGACGGCCAAGTACCACGACATGCTCAACAACGTGAGGGAGTTCATGAAGCTGCACGAGGTGCCCAAGGCCCTCAGTGAGCGCGTGATGGACTATGTGGTCTCTACGTGGGCCATGACCAAGGGTCTGGACACCGAGAAG GTACTAAACTATTGTCCGAAAGATATGAAGGCTGACATATGTGTTCATCTAAATCGCAAAGTATTTAACGAGCATCCGGCATTTCGTCTGGCCTCGGATGGTTGTCTCCGCGCTTTAGCGATGCACTTCATGATGTCCCATTCGGCGCCCGGAGATCTGCTCTACCACACCGGCGAGAGCATCGACAGTCTCTGCTTCATTGTGACAGGAAGCCTGGAGGTGATACAGGACGATGAGGTTGTGGCAATACTGG GCAAAGGCGACGTCTTCGGCGATCAATTCTGGAAGGACTCGGCCGTTGGCCAGAGCGCGGCCAATGTGCGCGCTCTGACCTATTGTGATTTGCATGCCATCAAACGTGATAAATTGCTCGAAGTCCTCGATTTCTATTCGGCATTTGCGAATAGCTTTGCACGCAATCTGGTGCTCACCTACAATCTCAGACATCGACTGATTTTTCGCAAGGTGGCCGATGTGAAGCGCGAAAAAGAATTGGCCGAACGGCGTAAGAACGAGCCGCAATTGCCCCAGAATCAGGACCATCTCGTTCGCAAGATCTTCTCCAAGTTCCGGCGCACCCCCCAGGTGCAAGCCGGCAGCAAAGACCTCGTCGGTGGCGGCACGGGCTCTGGTCAGAGCGATGTCGAGAAAGGCGACGGCGAGGTGGAACGCGTTAAG CTACCAGCCAAATTGACATTAACCGAGGACTCACGCATCCTAACGACCGCCGCCGTACCATCACCATCGCCATCACCCTCGCCCTCATCGGGTCCACCATCTGCGCGGAGTACCCGTGCCAGCAAGTGGGGACGCCTTCTGGGCAGTTCAAGCGTCGATTCAGCTAGCGACACTAGCGCCAAGGTAGCCGTCTCGAGAAGTTTGAGCGCCCGCGAGAGTCTCCGTGAGAGCACTGCCCAGGCGCGGCAGAGTAGTACTTCGAGTAGCAATGGTGGACAAGGCAACAAA GTTTTCCCAAAGGCGCCCAAGCTGCAGGCGAGCCAGGCGACGCTCGCCCGCCAGGATACCATCGACGAGGGCGGCGAGGTGGACTCCTCTCCACCCAGTCGCGACAGCCGTATAGTCATCGATGGAGGGGCGGCCTCGGTTACCGTTGGAGCCACTGCAGCAGggacggcagcggcagcagcagcagcggcagcgtcAGGAGGTGCGGCAGTCACAGGCCCGGGCTCATCTGGTTCTGGAGGAGGGGCCGGAGCAGTGACGGCGCTGGTGAAGGGAGAGCGCAACCTGGCCCTGGAGCGAGAACGCCAGATTGAGATGGCCAGCTCGCGGGCCACCACCTCGGACACGTACGACACGGGCCTGCGCGAGACGCCGCCCACGCTGGCGCAGCGAGATCTCATCGCCACCGTCCTGGACATGAAGGTGGACGTGCGGCTGGAGCTGCAGCGCATGCAGCAGCGGATAGGCCGCATCGAGGACCTGCTGGGCGAGCTGGTGAAGCGGCTCGGACCGCAGCAGGGGGGGGACAACAGCAGCGGCCAGACGACGCCCGGCGACGAGATCTGTGCGGGCTGCGGCGCGAGCGGCGTCGCGGCAGGTCCAGGAGCAGGACCAGGGCCAGGACCGGGGACAGGGCCTGGGCCGGGCACGCCCACGACCCCGGCCACAGTGACGGTCACCACGCCCGTAGACACTGTGATAACCATCTCATCCCCCACGTCAGCAGCGGCACgaggggctggggctggcgCTGGCAGCGGTCTACTAAATCCAGGCGTCCCAGTTGTGTCGAGCGCGGGAGGCAACGGCCTGGGGCCACTGATGCTCAAGAAGCGACGCTCGAAGAGCAGGAAAGCACCGGCGCCTCCTAAGCAGACACTCGCCTTGGCCGGCGCGGCCTCAACGACCACAACTCTGACGGGCGCCGCTGGATCTGGTACGACGAGCGTGGCAGCGTCAGCGTCAcctgcagcggcagcagggGCAGGCTCTCCCAGCGGTGCTTCTCCAACGGAACTGCTGCACCTGCGGCTGCTCGAGGAGGACTTTACGGCGGCCCAGCTGCCGCCCTCGACACCAACAGCCACGACCCCGACATCATTGGCCACGCCTCCCGGCAGCGGCACGCCAGCGGCGGGTAGTGCCACCACCTCGCCCACGGGCCCGCCACCCACGCTACCAACGACCACAGGCAGCAGCGGTCCAAGGAGCGGCAAACGGGAGTTCCTCTAG
- the LOC108164890 gene encoding potassium voltage-gated channel protein eag isoform X14 gives MPGGRRGLVAPQNTFLENIIRRSNSQPDSSFLLANAQIVDFPIVYCNESFCKISGYNRAEVMQKSCRYVCGFMYGELTDKETVGRLEYTLENQQQDQFEILLYKKNNVQCGCALSQFGKAQTQETPLWLLLQVAPIRNERDLVVLFLLTFRDITALKQPIDSEDTKGAVNLFLPVLGLSKFAKLARSVTRSRQFSAHLPTLKDPTKQSNLAHMMSLSADIMPQYRQEAPKTPPHILLHYCAFKAIWDWVILCLTFYTAIMVPYNVAFKNKTSEDVSLLVVDSIVDVIFFIDIVLNFHTTFVGPGGEVVSDPKVIRMNYLKSWFIIDLLSCLPYDVFNAFDRDEDGIGSLFSALKVVRLLRLGRVVRKLDRYLEYGAAMLILLLCFYMLVAHWLACIWYSIGRSDADNGIQYSWLWKLANVTQSPYSYIWSNDTGPELVNGPSRKSMYVTALYFTMTCMTSVGFGNVAAETDNEKVFTICMMIIAALLYATIFGHVTTIIQQMTSATAKYHDMLNNVREFMKLHEVPKALSERVMDYVVSTWAMTKGLDTEKVLNYCPKDMKADICVHLNRKVFNEHPAFRLASDGCLRALAMHFMMSHSAPGDLLYHTGESIDSLCFIVTGSLEVIQDDEVVAILGKGDVFGDQFWKDSAVGQSAANVRALTYCDLHAIKRDKLLEVLDFYSAFANSFARNLVLTYNLRHRLIFRKVADVKREKELAERRKNEPQLPQNQDHLVRKIFSKFRRTPQVQAGSKDLVGGGTGSGQSDVEKGDGEVERVKVFPKAPKLQASQATLARQDTIDEGGEVDSSPPSRDSRIVIDGGAASVTVGATAAGTAAAAAAAAASGGAAVTGPGSSGSGGGAGAVTALVKGERNLALERERQIEMASSRATTSDTYDTGLRETPPTLAQRDLIATVLDMKVDVRLELQRMQQRIGRIEDLLGELVKRLGPQQGGDNSSGQTTPGDEICAGCGASGVAAGPGAGPGPGPGTGPGPGTPTTPATVTVTTPVDTVITISSPTSAAARGAGAGAGSGLLNPGVPVVSSAGGNGLGPLMLKKRRSKSRKAPAPPKQTLALAGAASTTTTLTGAAGSGTTSVAASASPAAAAGAGSPSGASPTELLHLRLLEEDFTAAQLPPSTPTATTPTSLATPPGSGTPAAGSATTSPTGPPPTLPTTTGSSGPRSGKREFL, from the exons CGGACAGCTCGTTTCTTTTGGCCAACGCACAAATCGTCGATTTTCCGATCGTCTACTGCAATGAGTCCTTCTGCAAGATCAGCGGCTACAACCGGGCCGAGGTCATGCAGAAGTCGTGCAGGTATGT ATGCGGCTTCATGTACGGCGAGCTGACAGACAAGGAGACGGTGGGACGGCTGGAGTACACGCTGGAGAACCAGCAGCAGGATCAATTCGAAATATTGCTCTACAAGAAAAACA ATGTGCAGTGTGGCTGCGCCCTCTCCCAATTTGGCAAGGCGCAAACACAAG AGACCCCActatggctgctgctgcaggttGCGCCCATACGGAACGAAAGGGATCTGGTTGTGCTGTTCCTGTTGACGTTCCGGGATATAACGGCCCTCAAGCAGCCCATCGACAGCGAGGACACCAAGGGAG CGGTTAATCTATTTTTACCAGTTTTAGGTCTCTCGAAGTTCGCCAAGTTGGCCCGCTCGGTGACGCGGAGCCGCCAGTTCAGCGCCCATCTGCCCACGCTGAAGGACCCCACGAAGCAGTCCAACCTGGCGCAT ATGATGTCACTGAGCGCGGATATTATGCCACAGTACCGACAGGAAGCGCCGAAGACGCCGCCACACATACTCTTGCATTATTGTGCATTTAAAGCAATTTGGGACTGGGTGATATTGTGTTTAACATTTTATACCGCCATCATG GTGCCATACAATGTAGCGTTTAAAAATAAAACCTCAGAGGATGTTTCCCTTCTCGTGGTCGATTCCATAGTCGATGTTATATTCTTTATAGATATTG TTTTAAACTTCCACACCACGTTTGTGGGCCCGGGCGGAGAGGTGGTCAGCGATCCGAAGGTGATACGGATGAACTACCTCAAGTCGTGGTTCATCATCGACCTGCTCAGCTGCCTGCCATATGATGTCTTCAATGCGTTCGACCGGGACGAGGACGGCATCGGGTCCCTGTTCAGTGCCCTCAAGGTGGTGCGCCTCCTGCGGCTGGGTCGGGTTGTGCGGAAGCTGGACCGCTACCTGGAGTACGGGGCTGCCATGCTGATCTTGTTGCTCTGCTTCTACATGCTGGTGGCGCACTGGCTGGCCTGTATTTGGTACTCGATTGGGCGCAGCGATGCGGACAATGGG ATCCAATACAGCTGGCTGTGGAAGCTGGCGAATGTCACGCAATCTCCGTACTCTTACATCTGGAGCAATGACACGGGGCCGGAGCTGGTGAACGGGCCGTCGAGGAAGAGCATGTATGTGACGGCCCTGTACTTCACCATGACCTGCATGACCTCG GTTGGCTTTGGCAATGTCGCCGCGGAGACAGACAACGAGAAGGTGTTCACCATCTGCATGATGATCATTGCAG CTCTGCTGTATGCCACAATCTTTGGTCATGTGACCACCATCATACAGCAGATGACCTCAGCGACGGCCAAGTACCACGACATGCTCAACAACGTGAGGGAGTTCATGAAGCTGCACGAGGTGCCCAAGGCCCTCAGTGAGCGCGTGATGGACTATGTGGTCTCTACGTGGGCCATGACCAAGGGTCTGGACACCGAGAAG GTACTAAACTATTGTCCGAAAGATATGAAGGCTGACATATGTGTTCATCTAAATCGCAAAGTATTTAACGAGCATCCGGCATTTCGTCTGGCCTCGGATGGTTGTCTCCGCGCTTTAGCGATGCACTTCATGATGTCCCATTCGGCGCCCGGAGATCTGCTCTACCACACCGGCGAGAGCATCGACAGTCTCTGCTTCATTGTGACAGGAAGCCTGGAGGTGATACAGGACGATGAGGTTGTGGCAATACTGG GCAAAGGCGACGTCTTCGGCGATCAATTCTGGAAGGACTCGGCCGTTGGCCAGAGCGCGGCCAATGTGCGCGCTCTGACCTATTGTGATTTGCATGCCATCAAACGTGATAAATTGCTCGAAGTCCTCGATTTCTATTCGGCATTTGCGAATAGCTTTGCACGCAATCTGGTGCTCACCTACAATCTCAGACATCGACTGATTTTTCGCAAGGTGGCCGATGTGAAGCGCGAAAAAGAATTGGCCGAACGGCGTAAGAACGAGCCGCAATTGCCCCAGAATCAGGACCATCTCGTTCGCAAGATCTTCTCCAAGTTCCGGCGCACCCCCCAGGTGCAAGCCGGCAGCAAAGACCTCGTCGGTGGCGGCACGGGCTCTGGTCAGAGCGATGTCGAGAAAGGCGACGGCGAGGTGGAACGCGTTAAG GTTTTCCCAAAGGCGCCCAAGCTGCAGGCGAGCCAGGCGACGCTCGCCCGCCAGGATACCATCGACGAGGGCGGCGAGGTGGACTCCTCTCCACCCAGTCGCGACAGCCGTATAGTCATCGATGGAGGGGCGGCCTCGGTTACCGTTGGAGCCACTGCAGCAGggacggcagcggcagcagcagcagcggcagcgtcAGGAGGTGCGGCAGTCACAGGCCCGGGCTCATCTGGTTCTGGAGGAGGGGCCGGAGCAGTGACGGCGCTGGTGAAGGGAGAGCGCAACCTGGCCCTGGAGCGAGAACGCCAGATTGAGATGGCCAGCTCGCGGGCCACCACCTCGGACACGTACGACACGGGCCTGCGCGAGACGCCGCCCACGCTGGCGCAGCGAGATCTCATCGCCACCGTCCTGGACATGAAGGTGGACGTGCGGCTGGAGCTGCAGCGCATGCAGCAGCGGATAGGCCGCATCGAGGACCTGCTGGGCGAGCTGGTGAAGCGGCTCGGACCGCAGCAGGGGGGGGACAACAGCAGCGGCCAGACGACGCCCGGCGACGAGATCTGTGCGGGCTGCGGCGCGAGCGGCGTCGCGGCAGGTCCAGGAGCAGGACCAGGGCCAGGACCGGGGACAGGGCCTGGGCCGGGCACGCCCACGACCCCGGCCACAGTGACGGTCACCACGCCCGTAGACACTGTGATAACCATCTCATCCCCCACGTCAGCAGCGGCACgaggggctggggctggcgCTGGCAGCGGTCTACTAAATCCAGGCGTCCCAGTTGTGTCGAGCGCGGGAGGCAACGGCCTGGGGCCACTGATGCTCAAGAAGCGACGCTCGAAGAGCAGGAAAGCACCGGCGCCTCCTAAGCAGACACTCGCCTTGGCCGGCGCGGCCTCAACGACCACAACTCTGACGGGCGCCGCTGGATCTGGTACGACGAGCGTGGCAGCGTCAGCGTCAcctgcagcggcagcagggGCAGGCTCTCCCAGCGGTGCTTCTCCAACGGAACTGCTGCACCTGCGGCTGCTCGAGGAGGACTTTACGGCGGCCCAGCTGCCGCCCTCGACACCAACAGCCACGACCCCGACATCATTGGCCACGCCTCCCGGCAGCGGCACGCCAGCGGCGGGTAGTGCCACCACCTCGCCCACGGGCCCGCCACCCACGCTACCAACGACCACAGGCAGCAGCGGTCCAAGGAGCGGCAAACGGGAGTTCCTCTAG
- the LOC108164890 gene encoding potassium voltage-gated channel protein eag isoform X5, with the protein MPGGRRGLVAPQNTFLENIIRRSNSQPDSSFLLANAQIVDFPIVYCNESFCKISGYNRAEVMQKSCRYVCGFMYGELTDKETVGRLEYTLENQQQDQFEILLYKKNNVQCGCALSQFGKAQTQETPLWLLLQVAPIRNERDLVVLFLLTFRDITALKQPIDSEDTKGVLGLSKFAKLARSVTRSRQFSAHLPTLKDPTKQSNLAHMMSLSADIMPQYRQEAPKTPPHILLHYCAFKAIWDWVILCLTFYTAIMVPYNVAFKNKTSEDVSLLVVDSIVDVIFFIDIVLNFHTTFVGPGGEVVSDPKVIRMNYLKSWFIIDLLSCLPYDVFNAFDRDEDGIGSLFSALKVVRLLRLGRVVRKLDRYLEYGAAMLILLLCFYMLVAHWLACIWYSIGRSDADNGIQYSWLWKLANVTQSPYSYIWSNDTGPELVNGPSRKSMYVTALYFTMTCMTSVGFGNVAAETDNEKVFTICMMIIAALLYATIFGHVTTIIQQMTSATAKYHDMLNNVREFMKLHEVPKALSERVMDYVVSTWAMTKGLDTEKVLNYCPKDMKADICVHLNRKVFNEHPAFRLASDGCLRALAMHFMMSHSAPGDLLYHTGESIDSLCFIVTGSLEVIQDDEVVAILGKGDVFGDQFWKDSAVGQSAANVRALTYCDLHAIKRDKLLEVLDFYSAFANSFARNLVLTYNLRHRLIFRKVADVKREKELAERRKNEPQLPQNQDHLVRKIFSKFRRTPQVQAGSKDLVGGGTGSGQSDVEKGDGEVERVKKLPAKLTLTEDSRILTTAAVPSPSPSPSPSSGPPSARSTRASKWGRLLGSSSVDSASDTSAKVAVSRSLSARESLRESTAQARQSSTSSSNGGQGNKHLQLSKVFPKAPKLQASQATLARQDTIDEGGEVDSSPPSRDSRIVIDGGAASVTVGATAAGTAAAAAAAAASGGAAVTGPGSSGSGGGAGAVTALVKGERNLALERERQIEMASSRATTSDTYDTGLRETPPTLAQRDLIATVLDMKVDVRLELQRMQQRIGRIEDLLGELVKRLGPQQGGDNSSGQTTPGDEICAGCGASGVAAGPGAGPGPGPGTGPGPGTPTTPATVTVTTPVDTVITISSPTSAAARGAGAGAGSGLLNPGVPVVSSAGGNGLGPLMLKKRRSKSRKAPAPPKQTLALAGAASTTTTLTGAAGSGTTSVAASASPAAAAGAGSPSGASPTELLHLRLLEEDFTAAQLPPSTPTATTPTSLATPPGSGTPAAGSATTSPTGPPPTLPTTTGSSGPRSGKREFL; encoded by the exons CGGACAGCTCGTTTCTTTTGGCCAACGCACAAATCGTCGATTTTCCGATCGTCTACTGCAATGAGTCCTTCTGCAAGATCAGCGGCTACAACCGGGCCGAGGTCATGCAGAAGTCGTGCAGGTATGT ATGCGGCTTCATGTACGGCGAGCTGACAGACAAGGAGACGGTGGGACGGCTGGAGTACACGCTGGAGAACCAGCAGCAGGATCAATTCGAAATATTGCTCTACAAGAAAAACA ATGTGCAGTGTGGCTGCGCCCTCTCCCAATTTGGCAAGGCGCAAACACAAG AGACCCCActatggctgctgctgcaggttGCGCCCATACGGAACGAAAGGGATCTGGTTGTGCTGTTCCTGTTGACGTTCCGGGATATAACGGCCCTCAAGCAGCCCATCGACAGCGAGGACACCAAGGGAG TTTTAGGTCTCTCGAAGTTCGCCAAGTTGGCCCGCTCGGTGACGCGGAGCCGCCAGTTCAGCGCCCATCTGCCCACGCTGAAGGACCCCACGAAGCAGTCCAACCTGGCGCAT ATGATGTCACTGAGCGCGGATATTATGCCACAGTACCGACAGGAAGCGCCGAAGACGCCGCCACACATACTCTTGCATTATTGTGCATTTAAAGCAATTTGGGACTGGGTGATATTGTGTTTAACATTTTATACCGCCATCATG GTGCCATACAATGTAGCGTTTAAAAATAAAACCTCAGAGGATGTTTCCCTTCTCGTGGTCGATTCCATAGTCGATGTTATATTCTTTATAGATATTG TTTTAAACTTCCACACCACGTTTGTGGGCCCGGGCGGAGAGGTGGTCAGCGATCCGAAGGTGATACGGATGAACTACCTCAAGTCGTGGTTCATCATCGACCTGCTCAGCTGCCTGCCATATGATGTCTTCAATGCGTTCGACCGGGACGAGGACGGCATCGGGTCCCTGTTCAGTGCCCTCAAGGTGGTGCGCCTCCTGCGGCTGGGTCGGGTTGTGCGGAAGCTGGACCGCTACCTGGAGTACGGGGCTGCCATGCTGATCTTGTTGCTCTGCTTCTACATGCTGGTGGCGCACTGGCTGGCCTGTATTTGGTACTCGATTGGGCGCAGCGATGCGGACAATGGG ATCCAATACAGCTGGCTGTGGAAGCTGGCGAATGTCACGCAATCTCCGTACTCTTACATCTGGAGCAATGACACGGGGCCGGAGCTGGTGAACGGGCCGTCGAGGAAGAGCATGTATGTGACGGCCCTGTACTTCACCATGACCTGCATGACCTCG GTTGGCTTTGGCAATGTCGCCGCGGAGACAGACAACGAGAAGGTGTTCACCATCTGCATGATGATCATTGCAG CTCTGCTGTATGCCACAATCTTTGGTCATGTGACCACCATCATACAGCAGATGACCTCAGCGACGGCCAAGTACCACGACATGCTCAACAACGTGAGGGAGTTCATGAAGCTGCACGAGGTGCCCAAGGCCCTCAGTGAGCGCGTGATGGACTATGTGGTCTCTACGTGGGCCATGACCAAGGGTCTGGACACCGAGAAG GTACTAAACTATTGTCCGAAAGATATGAAGGCTGACATATGTGTTCATCTAAATCGCAAAGTATTTAACGAGCATCCGGCATTTCGTCTGGCCTCGGATGGTTGTCTCCGCGCTTTAGCGATGCACTTCATGATGTCCCATTCGGCGCCCGGAGATCTGCTCTACCACACCGGCGAGAGCATCGACAGTCTCTGCTTCATTGTGACAGGAAGCCTGGAGGTGATACAGGACGATGAGGTTGTGGCAATACTGG GCAAAGGCGACGTCTTCGGCGATCAATTCTGGAAGGACTCGGCCGTTGGCCAGAGCGCGGCCAATGTGCGCGCTCTGACCTATTGTGATTTGCATGCCATCAAACGTGATAAATTGCTCGAAGTCCTCGATTTCTATTCGGCATTTGCGAATAGCTTTGCACGCAATCTGGTGCTCACCTACAATCTCAGACATCGACTGATTTTTCGCAAGGTGGCCGATGTGAAGCGCGAAAAAGAATTGGCCGAACGGCGTAAGAACGAGCCGCAATTGCCCCAGAATCAGGACCATCTCGTTCGCAAGATCTTCTCCAAGTTCCGGCGCACCCCCCAGGTGCAAGCCGGCAGCAAAGACCTCGTCGGTGGCGGCACGGGCTCTGGTCAGAGCGATGTCGAGAAAGGCGACGGCGAGGTGGAACGCGTTAAG AAGCTACCAGCCAAATTGACATTAACCGAGGACTCACGCATCCTAACGACCGCCGCCGTACCATCACCATCGCCATCACCCTCGCCCTCATCGGGTCCACCATCTGCGCGGAGTACCCGTGCCAGCAAGTGGGGACGCCTTCTGGGCAGTTCAAGCGTCGATTCAGCTAGCGACACTAGCGCCAAGGTAGCCGTCTCGAGAAGTTTGAGCGCCCGCGAGAGTCTCCGTGAGAGCACTGCCCAGGCGCGGCAGAGTAGTACTTCGAGTAGCAATGGTGGACAAGGCAACAAA CATTTACAATTAAGCAAA GTTTTCCCAAAGGCGCCCAAGCTGCAGGCGAGCCAGGCGACGCTCGCCCGCCAGGATACCATCGACGAGGGCGGCGAGGTGGACTCCTCTCCACCCAGTCGCGACAGCCGTATAGTCATCGATGGAGGGGCGGCCTCGGTTACCGTTGGAGCCACTGCAGCAGggacggcagcggcagcagcagcagcggcagcgtcAGGAGGTGCGGCAGTCACAGGCCCGGGCTCATCTGGTTCTGGAGGAGGGGCCGGAGCAGTGACGGCGCTGGTGAAGGGAGAGCGCAACCTGGCCCTGGAGCGAGAACGCCAGATTGAGATGGCCAGCTCGCGGGCCACCACCTCGGACACGTACGACACGGGCCTGCGCGAGACGCCGCCCACGCTGGCGCAGCGAGATCTCATCGCCACCGTCCTGGACATGAAGGTGGACGTGCGGCTGGAGCTGCAGCGCATGCAGCAGCGGATAGGCCGCATCGAGGACCTGCTGGGCGAGCTGGTGAAGCGGCTCGGACCGCAGCAGGGGGGGGACAACAGCAGCGGCCAGACGACGCCCGGCGACGAGATCTGTGCGGGCTGCGGCGCGAGCGGCGTCGCGGCAGGTCCAGGAGCAGGACCAGGGCCAGGACCGGGGACAGGGCCTGGGCCGGGCACGCCCACGACCCCGGCCACAGTGACGGTCACCACGCCCGTAGACACTGTGATAACCATCTCATCCCCCACGTCAGCAGCGGCACgaggggctggggctggcgCTGGCAGCGGTCTACTAAATCCAGGCGTCCCAGTTGTGTCGAGCGCGGGAGGCAACGGCCTGGGGCCACTGATGCTCAAGAAGCGACGCTCGAAGAGCAGGAAAGCACCGGCGCCTCCTAAGCAGACACTCGCCTTGGCCGGCGCGGCCTCAACGACCACAACTCTGACGGGCGCCGCTGGATCTGGTACGACGAGCGTGGCAGCGTCAGCGTCAcctgcagcggcagcagggGCAGGCTCTCCCAGCGGTGCTTCTCCAACGGAACTGCTGCACCTGCGGCTGCTCGAGGAGGACTTTACGGCGGCCCAGCTGCCGCCCTCGACACCAACAGCCACGACCCCGACATCATTGGCCACGCCTCCCGGCAGCGGCACGCCAGCGGCGGGTAGTGCCACCACCTCGCCCACGGGCCCGCCACCCACGCTACCAACGACCACAGGCAGCAGCGGTCCAAGGAGCGGCAAACGGGAGTTCCTCTAG